The genomic interval GAAGTCACAATGCTGTTCTGGAGAAATCTTCAGCTTCCCCGATGACTCGATACTGTGTGTCCGCAGCCGTTCTCTGAAAGTCATGTGTGATGCTTTTTACATGCAGTTGACTGAAGAAACAAAAGTGCAGACTGATGAACCTGAAGCACCACTGGTGGAACTGCAGAAATAATGATTGAACCCATCTGCTATTGGCTGGGCAAACACATAGCCCCgcccccaaactcacaccattggtcGAGCCAGTGCTGAAGCTGTTCAAACAAACAGTGATGTTCTGAAAGCACCACAGATCCTTACACTTACACTTACACTTCTCTGGGAAATCAACATCACTTAtagttgtctctgcatatttaacataaaaatgtactGAACCCTGAtgtgtgatgatgatgacgcACTCACATGTGTGGATTCTGGAAAGGAGGAGCCGGCGTGGTGATGGGCAGACGCGCAGCCGGTTTGACCGGTGGATTAGCAAAGTTTAACTTAAGTGCTTTGCGTTTACCTGTGAAGGagaagaatgtttttaaatgcaaacatGAAAAGTGAACCAAGTAAACTAATTTAACAGAAAGCATGCAGCAAGAAATGAATATGGGAataactgtataaaaaaaatatgagatgattCCAGATAATTGAAAACAAGTGATAATTGAAGTGACGTTTGCTATTATCTTTTGTAAGGACGAGCACTAATCacaatttcttcaaaaaaaaaaaaaaaaagtcacaattattcTAGTCTTAAAgcgacagttcacccaaaaatgtaaattctctcatcatttactcaccaaacCCATGacactttcgttcatctttggaacacaaatgaagatatttgtaatgaaatctgaaagagatctctgtccatccattgaaaatctattcacccaaaactgacacttcaaaacattcataaagagatggaaaaataaatatggttgagcttctgtttaccatatttgagtgctctatatgtgtgtgcgtgtttatatgtgaatcaaagcctaaattaaatctgttcatcatataaagtgatcgtgtctcgtCAGAAGCAtcagagttttgggtgaatagactttggagggacagaaagctttcagatttcattacaAATATCTTCGTTTGTGTTCCCGAATATAAAGGAAactgatggcagaatttttgggtgaactatcactttaaaccGTTTGGAGGCAGAAATCACATCCTATTTTCTGGAGAGAACCCACAGAAAGACTACAATAGCACAGAAAACTGGCTTACTTTGGGTTACTCCAGACAGATTTATCTGAAATcctacaaaaaaaagaaaaaaaaaaatgatgaaaatgcATGCAGATGATAAACCCAAAAGATGAAGGTGTAAATAAGAATGAGTCCTGTATGTGAGCGGCTTACAGTACCTGTTTCATTCTGACACCTCCAGCATGTGTTGGAATCTGAATGAAGAGGAGGAAGAATTCATTTACAAATGACAAACAATCAGACGGACTCAAGAATGAAACTGACCCATAATGTTCGGCTCAATGGAAAAACATGAACTACAACAAATTAATAGCTGCTATTAATCATTCTTTAGTATGCATGATAACTCCTGCATGCATTTATCTATAGAGCATTAATATTACAGTACCATTCAGAATAGCAAATGTAACATTATAGCATCTGCCAAAggcataaatgtaacattaaagtatctgacaaatacataaatgtaacattaaagtatctgacaaatacataaatgtaacattaaagtatctgacaaatacataaatgtaacattaaagtatctgacaaatacataaatgtaacattatagCACTTGACAAAggcataaatgtaacattaaagtatctgacaaatacataaatgtaacattatagCACTTGACAAAggcataaatgtaacattatagCACTTGACAAAggcataaatgtaacattaaagtatctgacaaatacataaatgtaacattaaagtatctgacaaatacataaatgtaacattaaagtatctgacaaatacataaatgtaacattaaagtatctgacaaatacataaatgtaacattatagcatctgacaaatgcataaatgtaacattatagCACTTGACAAAggcataaatgtaacattaaagtatctgacaaatacataaatgtaacattaaagtatctgacaaatacataaatgtaacattatagcatctgacaaatgcataaatgtaacattatagcatctgacaaatacataaatgtaacattatagcatctgacaaatacataaatgtaacattatagCACTTGACAAAggcataaatgtaacattatagCACTTGACAAAggcataaatgtaacattaaagtatctgacaaatacataaatgtaacttATAGCACTTGACAAagcataaatgtaacattatagCACTGACAAAggcataaatgtaacattaaagtatctgacaaatacataaatgtaacattatagcatctgacaaatacataaatgtaacattatagcatctgacaaatacataaatgtaacattatagCACTTGACAAAggcataaatgtaacattatagCACTTGACAAAggcataaatgtaacattatagCACTTGACAAAggcataaatgtaacattaaagtatctgacaaatacataaatgtaacattaaagtatctgacaaatacataaatgtaacattatagCACTTGACAAAggcataaatgtaacattatagCACTTGACAAAggcataaatgtaacattaaagtatctgacaaatacataaatgtaacattatagcacttgacaaatacataaatgtaacattatagTATCTGACAAATACATACATGTAACATTAAAGTCTCTGACAAATACATACATGTAAATGTCACATTGTAGCAACTGCCAAAggcataaatgtaacattacagTATCATTATGACTACTATTTCTGTTACAATAATGATAAAGAACAAGGTGTACAAACTAGTGAGCTGTCTAGATGGACAGCATTTGgtatctgccaaatgcataaatgtaacattGCAGTATAATTATGACTACTGATTCTGCTACAATAATGAGCATGGTGAGTGTACAAACCCCTAGTGAGCTGTCTAGATAGACAGGATTGAGAGGAGCATGCCATGCAGCACATTTTAGCATCGGTTTGTTGCCCCCAAAACGCGACGCGAGTAAATGAGAAGGCCTAGAGCCTCACCAGACCAATGCAGCTCACGAACGATGACTGCGAACATTTCAGAAACATTGTAACATATTGTGACACTGTAAACACCGAGGCGTTGGGAAGCgcgcgcgagagagagagagagagagcaggccTGGCCTAAACACTTGAGCTGCGCTCGCGATGAAGCGCGTCCGACTGTATTCGAGTCTCTTACCCTGCATGTTGCTCATTGTCGTTAGGTGTTGCGTGTGGTGCAGCACGGATCCCGCAGCGCTAATGCTCCTGCTGCATGGAGTTGTTGGTGAGTTGCTGCTGGGACTGTGAGTCGCCATTGTGGATCTGCTCGATTCCAGCAGCAGCGGCTGCAGTGCAGCGAGACACAGCGACTCTTCGGACACACGATTCAGCGCGCGACACACACGACTACTGGAGTAAACCGAGAAGGATTCCGCACCCCATTCGGTTAAGTTTAGAAACGAGGGGGTTAAAAGGTCCTAAGGCGGGACAGGACAGCCAGCTTCGATGTCGATGAGCAGTAACTGCGCCGCTGAAagacagtgtgtgtttgaggttGCCAGATGCTCGAGAACTCCCCGCTCAAGTGATCATCCAAAACACAAACATcacatctatatatatatatatatatatacaggtgctggtcatataattagaatatcgtaaaaaagttcatttttttattgtaaattattttaaaaaatgaaactttcatatattctagattccctacatgtaaagtaaaacatttcaaaaggttttttttaaaaaaattgttgattagagcgtacagctaatgaaagtccaaaatccagtatctcaaaatattagaatatttacatttgagtttcattaaatgaccatccctacagtataaattccggttatcttttgttctttgaaaccacaccaatggggaagactgctgacttggcaatggtccaggagacaatcattgacaccctccacaaagagagtaagtcacagaaggtcattactgaatggggtggctgtttacagagtgatgtatcaaagcatattaaatgcaaagttgactggaaggaagaaattgggtaggcaaaggtgcacaagcaacagggatgactgcaagcttgagaatactgtcaagtaaagccgattcaaacacttgggagagcttcacaatgagtagaatgaagccggagtcagcgcatcaagagtcaccacactcagacatcttcaggaaaaggactaccaagccacttctgaaccagagacaacgtcagaagcatcttacctgggctaaggagaaaaagaactggacagtgaacagtggtcgaaagtcctcttttcagataaaagtaaattttgcatttcatgttgaaatcatggtcccagagtctgaaggaagactggagaggcacagaatccaagctgcttgaagtctagtgtgaagtttctgaagtcaataatgatttgggggggccgtgacgtctgctggtgttggtccattgtgttttatcaagtgcagagtcaatgcagccatcttccaggagattttggagcactttatgcttccatctgctgacaagctttatggagatgctgatttccttttccagcaggactttagcacctgcccacagtgcaaaaaccacttccaagtggtttgctgaccatgatattactgtgctttattggccagccaatatgcctgacctgaatctatgggatattttcaagagaaagatgagaaacagtcgatccaacaatatacagatgatctgaaggctcaatagtgcctcagcagtgccacaggctgatcacttccatgccacacttcactgatgcagtaatttgtgctaggagcaagtcatttgctgtaatatgtcctgccgatcaagtattgagtgcacaaaagaacatactttaaaatacttgaacttttctgttttgcaaatccattttttgattgatcttaggaaatattctaatattttgaaatactggattttggactttcatgagctatacgctctaatcatcaaaataaaaaaaaaacaacttttgaaatgttttactttacatgtagggaatctagaatatatgaaagtttcatttttaaaaataatttataataaaaaaatgaactttttgatgatattctaattatatgaccagcacctgtatatacagtacataatatatttacaaacttttatgttagatgcgattatatatatatatacacacacacacacacatattatttaattattaataaaacttatgttagatgcgattaatcgatttgacagctctaacaaaaatataaaaattaaaatataataattatatttataaaatcattatactcatgtaaatttatatatatatatatatattattcttaatgttatgtatatataattctCTTaattcttgtgtgtgtgtgtgtgtgtgtgtgtgtgtgtataaacaaTATTTGGCAATCTCATTTTAATCagatacatacagtatatttataatgtataaataaaatgtcatatacatacacatgcaGTATGAgtgtaatgaaataaaacatttttattcaatatttatatactGAGATTACATGTAAAGTTAattctatatttatattcatactAATGAAATCttgacataaataaataaaaattatttcctCTTCATatagtctatttaaaatgtaatcatacTTATTGCACATTAAGTTGTTCATGTTCGACAGTGTTTTGTTTGCGTCTCTCACTCAACAGTGCTGCTTACACATAAACACATCTTATTAGATTTATAAAAATCAGATGTAACATCAGAGACTGAGATGATCATACAGaatagtgtttgtttgttttaattccATCATTCATTGACAATAATCTCCCGAGAGTCTCATGGATACTTGATGACTCTGTCTGCTGTCCTCCcactgcccttcagaagcatCCGGTCCTCGTAGACGTAAACCGTCCCGAAGGCATTACTATCAGGACGGGTCTCGATCACCCCCTCCAGCGTGACGTGGTGAACGCCGGACGCGTCCGTGCAGTATCCTCCGTCATGGTCGTGTCCCGCCACGAAGCACACCACACTCTTATGAGAGCGCAGGACAGACAGCAGTTCCTCGTAGTTCCAGGCCAGACAGATGGGGTCCGTGGAGTCTGGGTGAACGGGGAGATGACCTGCAAACATACACACTATAAAGACCAGCTGTAACCACTTCCTTCGAGTAAAATCAGGATATAAATATACTTACTGAAGACAGTTACTTTCTCCTGCTTCTGGTCAGCAAGAGTTAAGACTTCATCCAGCCACAGAAGCTGCTCTGGGCTGAATCCTCCATTGAATTTCACAAACCTTTGTTCCAACCCATAAACTGTAAGAAAGAATAAACAAGATGCCCTCAGTGTTAGACTTTAATTCACCCCAGCACTGTTGAAATGATTCACATGACCACTGGATAAAGTTAACATGATTACAATCAGTTGCAATTTATGTCAAACTGCtctgtaaaaaatgattgttGCAATTAGTGTAATTAGTGGATTTCActtcttaaaggggtggttgattatgatttcacttttttaactttagttggtgtataatgttgctgtttgagcgtaaacaacatctgcaaagttacgatgcgagctgttaaagctccgccctcttctggaaagggggcgggagcagcagctcatttgcatttaaagggacacacacaaaaacggcgtgtttttgctcacacccaaataggggcaaatttgacaagctataataaatgatcttatttgagctgaaacttcacagacacattctgggagacttacatcttgtaaaagggcataataggtatTCTTTACGATACCTCAAATATCCAAGTTGTCACTTAATACAACTTCACAATTCAAGTTgactaaacttaaaatattaatgcagCATAAACACACTTTTCTGAgttgaaacatttttacagtacagAATAAAACAGCCTTTATGTATAAAACTTTGGACTTTTAAATGAAACGGTCACACTTTAAATTAGCCGTCTTTAACTTTTACTGTGTACttgcataaaaaaattaaaaaaattgttcGGTTCTTATTGTGTTGTTGTACTgcaaacacttgtgctgctattgGATACTGGTAAGTTTAGTACTTTATAAGGATATAAGGACagtttaaaaacatgaatgtaCACAACATGTTCTTCTTTTGATGTTGCCAGTCTGAACTGACCAACATTTCATAATTAATCCgcctggttttttttttggttatatATCCTGTTTAGAGAATaacagtgaaataaaataaaacagatgaataaaaagtaatgtaataataataattaaacttaatagaaactaaatattttccaaataatattttgacattataaatatgttttttttttctttatacaaAGAAGAAACTATAAAGCTGCCTTTGAAATGTTAGGATGAGGGTCATATTTCTGTCTAAACAGAGTTTAGTCGGTTATTGGTCCAGCACCTGGAGGCTGGTTGAGGTCAGGGTTGCTGTTATGCTGCTGCAGTAGTTTCAGGGACTGCTTGTGCTTCTCGCTGCTTTCGTCTCTCCCGATGACGCTCATGTCGTACGCGTCCAGAAGCACGAATCGAAAGTTGGGGGCGGGGCTGAATTCATACGCGTAAATGTCGTCCGCGAGGAGGTCACTTCCGGCTTCAGCTTTCGCTGCGCTGTTCAGCGGAGAGGCGAGGAGAGTTTCCCTACGGAAGTTGTAAAACTCGTGATTTCCCCACACATGATGCACATCCACTGAACATTTCTCAAGCTCCTTCACAACAGTTTCGAGCGCTTGTTCCGACGCGTCACGGCTCTTGTTGTGGCCGTCAATAACGTCTCCCAGCTGAAGGACGCAGCTGACGCGCCGCTCCTCCCAGTCCCGCATCGCGTTCCGCAGCAGCTCAACGCTGTTCCTGTAAAAGCGTCTCCGCGTCCTCCGATAGTTTGACCCGTCGTCTATATCTGCGTACTGGATGTCGGCTATGATCCCGAAAGTAAACAGCGCTCGCGCACGATCCTCCATCTTCCGCTGGATAAATAGATCATAGATTTTCACCGAATTCCGAGCATGTAGTTTAAACACAGCCAGTTTAGAGTTTGTCATGTAATGATAGCGAAAGCTTGGCCTTCCGTTGACAGTTCGTGGAACGTACCATCACAcagtgtgtgtggggggggcaGGGTTGCCAACCGTTCCGTGTAAGACGGAATCGTACCGGATTTAAGACATCAATAGCGTTCCGCATTAAACACATATGGAGCGCAGTTTGTCCCGTATAGGCAGTAGTGTAGTTTGTGACAGGGGTTTTCTATCTTTTAGATGCCACGGACCAGTGTTGGGCTCATTACTCAAAAAATGTCACTTATTACTCATTACTAACTCAGtacttacttttaaaagtaatattattaagCTACTTACTACTTCTTGACAACAGTAATTTGTTATACTAATTGTTATATTAGGggacgtttacatgacaacatttttaactaaaaactttttatgtgttttggccattcatttacatgacaacagagttctgggggcctgaaaacgcaaatttttgaaaatgatactgttatcatctctgtgtaaactacaaaaacagtgacgtcatgcgcatgtgtaggcgcatagtgtttctttacaaagtgacatcgccatctactggcctggcagcagaagaCAGCGATTTTAGTCGTTTTCTAGGATTTGTGTGAACGGgttcattttgacaatgttgttatctgtttaaaataaaaaaaaataaaaaatttcttgtttttagtACATAATTGTCGTAAAAACGTACCTACTTTTCCATTACACCCCACAGGAGTGGTAATTgcgtattttctccttaaaattCTGACTTTGAATGTACAACTCTTTGTCAATGTTAGGTTTTATctcaaaacaaaactttttatgcgttacTGGATtctgggggcctgaaaacgcaaacttttgaaaacaggtttcaaagtgcaagtttttgaaaacgatataCGGTTATCgcctctgtgtaaactacaaaaacggtgacgtcatgtgcataGGTTTTAGTCTATAggtgcatagtgtttctttacaaaatgatCGCAATCACAAAGTAATTTTAGACGTTTTTtcggatctgtgtgaacggggatcgttttaaCAACATTGTTGTATGTacgcaaaaaaacacaaaggaaaatcttttcctgtttttagtacattatcCTACTTTTCCGTTACACCCCACAGGAGTGGTAATTGcatattttctccttaaaattCTGACTTTGCATGTGCGCCTCTTTATGAATGTTAgggtatatttaaattatttagttCGTATTTctttagggtacatttacacaacaacaatgtactaaaaacagaaacgtttttcctttgcgttttttgtgtacagatgacaacattgtcaaaacgatcccgttcacacggatccgcgaaaatgagtaaaattgctgtattctgctgtcaggccagtagatggcgatgtcactttgtaatgaaacacacctatagactgaacacgtaacacACGTCACTGATTTTcctaaattcacatttttgtagttcaCACGGAGACGAGAAtaatatcattttcaaaatcttgcactttgaaactttCAAAAGTTTCAGTGTCTCAAaagttttcaggcccccaaaacgccgttgtcgtgtaaatgaacggccaaaacacaaAATGACCGTAGACATAATCatcatttctattcattttccactgaattAACTTCTtaagcaatttgagctacagtagctcatcaaTGAGTCTtgtccgcccatgaccctgtcgccggttcaccactgttccttccttggaccacttttgatacactcaaaaaaaaaaaggtgctatatagcactaaaagtggttcttggctcgtaatcatagggaAACCACTTTTGGTGCTATGTAGAACCCATACGAGGTCCCAtatcacattttatttcttcaacaaaaatggtgctaaacttcaccaacagtggttctttggctcgtaaagaacctttaaaagggcttaacaggttctttgaacggcagtggtgctatatagcaccttaaccaccccaaagaaccactgaagaaccatacaggggcttaacaggttctgtaTACGGTagcggtgctatatagcacctcagtCATTCCAAAGAACCGCTGAAGAACCGCTTTTAGAgtgatactgaccactgcagaccgggaacaccccacaagagctgcagttttggagatgctctgacccagtcgtctagccatcacaatttggctcttgtcaaactcgctcaaatccttacgcttgcccattttctTGCTTATTTTCCTATAAAGAACATGGGTATAAAGAACCCTGGTTCAAGTGACCCCGATGCTATAACGAGAAGCACAATTCATATAAGCTGTTGAGACATCAGTGTATTTCACCAGAACACTACAGGTGTCTGACCACTAGAGGGAGTCAACAGGCAACCATATGTGATGtctatactgtactgtactgtacataaGTGATGGATCATTCGGTTTCACGTCTGTAGCTCGTTTATAAAGCGTTTTAACTGGTGGTTCCAACATTTGGAGTTTTCTAACAGAGGAGTGAATATTCATTTCATGAACGGGAAAGTACCTGATGCGTCACTGGAAGCAAAATCTGTGAATTTGTCACGCCAACTTTATCACACATG from Ctenopharyngodon idella isolate HZGC_01 chromosome 12, HZGC01, whole genome shotgun sequence carries:
- the adprm gene encoding manganese-dependent ADP-ribose/CDP-alcohol diphosphatase; this encodes MTNSKLAVFKLHARNSVKIYDLFIQRKMEDRARALFTFGIIADIQYADIDDGSNYRRTRRRFYRNSVELLRNAMRDWEERRVSCVLQLGDVIDGHNKSRDASEQALETVVKELEKCSVDVHHVWGNHEFYNFRRETLLASPLNSAAKAEAGSDLLADDIYAYEFSPAPNFRFVLLDAYDMSVIGRDESSEKHKQSLKLLQQHNSNPDLNQPPVYGLEQRFVKFNGGFSPEQLLWLDEVLTLADQKQEKVTVFSHLPVHPDSTDPICLAWNYEELLSVLRSHKSVVCFVAGHDHDGGYCTDASGVHHVTLEGVIETRPDSNAFGTVYVYEDRMLLKGSGRTADRVIKYP